From one Lotus japonicus ecotype B-129 chromosome 3, LjGifu_v1.2 genomic stretch:
- the LOC130746926 gene encoding uncharacterized protein LOC130746926 isoform X2 has protein sequence MCHCGLDSRPPLAPPHRSSTSGASIQRPPSERSVEGEEEDNARPRLGELETGNGRESLNQTAAVTVVMGVGNRVMYKLALVPLKQYPFFLAQTGTLYLGHHLMLHKPAVDLLYRTQKHACVRLNRSLDVCLVLSPVPSPICHTHDFIINVSGTMTIVTVSLFGGFIISQLAQQLLLNSRTKRQDSAEQDGTLT, from the exons ATGTGTCATTGCGGGCTGGATTCTCGACCACCACTGGCGCCGCCTCACCGTTCGTCCACGTCCGGCGCCAGCATCCAGCGCCCCCCGTCGGAGAGATCTGTCGAAGGTGAGGAGGAAGATAATGCGAGGCCGCGACTTGGTGAGCTCGAGACGGGGAATGGCCGGGAAAGCTTGAATCAGACGGCGGCGGTGACGGTGGTGATGGGTGTCGGGAACAGGGTGATGTATAAGCTAGCGTTGGTTCCTTTGAAGCAGTACCCTTTCTTTCTGGCTCAGACTGGAACCCTATATCTTGGTCATCATCTCATGCTCCACAAACCAGCTGTCGATTTGCTTTACAG AACTCAGAAGCATGCTTGTGTTAGATTGAATCGATCACtagatgtgtgtttg GTTCTCTCGCCAGTTCCTTCTCCTATTTGTCATACACATGACTTCATTATCAATGTTTCTGGTACCATGACCATAGTAACTGTTTCACTATTTGGTGGCTTCATCATTTCACAAC TTGCGCAACAATTGCTTCTAAATTCAAGGACAAAACGACAAGACAGTGCAGAACAAG ATGGTACACTTACTTGA
- the LOC130746926 gene encoding uncharacterized protein LOC130746926 isoform X1: MCHCGLDSRPPLAPPHRSSTSGASIQRPPSERSVEGEEEDNARPRLGELETGNGRESLNQTAAVTVVMGVGNRVMYKLALVPLKQYPFFLAQTGTLYLGHHLMLHKPAVDLLYRTQKHACVRLNRSLDVCLVLSPVPSPICHTHDFIINVSGTMTIVTVSLFGGFIISQLAQQLLLNSRTKRQDSAEQGLLFEAKQWTSLLET, from the exons ATGTGTCATTGCGGGCTGGATTCTCGACCACCACTGGCGCCGCCTCACCGTTCGTCCACGTCCGGCGCCAGCATCCAGCGCCCCCCGTCGGAGAGATCTGTCGAAGGTGAGGAGGAAGATAATGCGAGGCCGCGACTTGGTGAGCTCGAGACGGGGAATGGCCGGGAAAGCTTGAATCAGACGGCGGCGGTGACGGTGGTGATGGGTGTCGGGAACAGGGTGATGTATAAGCTAGCGTTGGTTCCTTTGAAGCAGTACCCTTTCTTTCTGGCTCAGACTGGAACCCTATATCTTGGTCATCATCTCATGCTCCACAAACCAGCTGTCGATTTGCTTTACAG AACTCAGAAGCATGCTTGTGTTAGATTGAATCGATCACtagatgtgtgtttg GTTCTCTCGCCAGTTCCTTCTCCTATTTGTCATACACATGACTTCATTATCAATGTTTCTGGTACCATGACCATAGTAACTGTTTCACTATTTGGTGGCTTCATCATTTCACAAC TTGCGCAACAATTGCTTCTAAATTCAAGGACAAAACGACAAGACAGTGCAGAACAAG GTCTTTTGTTTGAAGCAAAACAATGGACTTCTTTACTAGAGACATAA
- the LOC130744928 gene encoding uncharacterized protein LOC130744928, with translation MMEEELSGLLEKEEIYWRQRSRAIWLKEGDKNTNFFHNKANQRQKRNTIKKLKDQQGNWIHGRQKIADMTRDYFMRLFGSESTSRTDEVYSCIPGKINQANMEELPEPFTHMEVKEALNQMHPLKAPGPDGFPALFFQRYWTLVGEDVAKTVLSVLNEGADPASINRTFVCLIPKVKCPESPKDLRPISLCNVIMKIVTKCIANRLKPMLGDIVSEQQSAFIPGRLITDNALTGFEVFHYMKKKRKGKKGYMAVKLDMTKAYDRIEWNFLEKVLTTMRLPRQLISVIMRCVTSVSYGILVNGEPTPFFSPERGLRQGDPLSPYLFILCVEAFSGLITKQIQKKKLHGVNVARGAPQISHLFFADDSLIFTRANMEEAAKLMKAIEMYEQASGQLVNLEKSEISFSRNVPNSSKDMIRNRMGVKAVDSHDKYLGLPTIIGRSKKQIFSKVQERVWRKLQGWKETTLSKARKEILLKSVAQAIPNYIMSCFQIPSGTCSKIEGYMANFWWGQKEGERKVHWTSWRKLCMPKDKGGLGFRNLEDFNKALLAKHVWRLLTTEGSLLFKVWKAKYFPRGSLLDAKIGYQPSYAWRSIWNVLEVVKEGLRWRVGNGRKINIWHDQWIPGPGSGRVLTAANNQLHTVADLIHEDTRTWDWQTINMNFNPQEAAAIRAIPLSWRQLEDFPYWQWSKDGMFSVKSTYYHLQTKKYSHMPSSSSQTFPWKKLWAAPVPNKTKHFMHRAISNNLPFRENLRKKGIQVEEECALCGLHVTESLQHLFLECPWSKAAWFGHPMGIMTEAVEGGTLQWFKSWCVAHKPEELALLFQGTWTIWKARNEHLFNGKLADPMVVMQRAMLSLQEWNDAQGTEKTNPLEPIVRVWNPPPSNKLKINCDAGWTGDTATCFGMIVRDHESCMMIAATHMEPCRYDPTVAEALAMRWCLSTVAELGMEEVIIESDSIIVIKAMQKQRCKPDIEPIIQDCKFLAQAFKSISFSHVNRQANNSAHVIASLASNFPSHIWWDNPPATVAEAIFVDAYSTIQ, from the coding sequence ATGATGGAAGAAGAGTTATCGGGGCTGCTGGAAAAAGAGGAGATTTATTGGCGACAACGATCTAGAGCTATATGGCTAAAGGAGGGTGACAAGAACACAAACTTTTTCCACAACAAGGCCAACCAAAGACAGAAACGAAACACAATCAAGAAGCTCAAAGATCAACAAGGCAACTGGATCCATGGAAGACAAAAAATTGCTGACATGACCCGAGACTATTTTATGAGACTTTTTGGCAGCGAAAGCACGTCAAGGACTGATGAAGTTTACAGCTGCATTCCAGGAAAAATAAACCAGGCGAATATGGAAGAGCTTCCAGAACCTTTCACACATATGGAGGTTAAAGAAGCTCTCAATCAAATGCATCCATTAAAAGCCCCTGGACCGGACGGTTTCCCAGCTCTCTTCTTTCAACGGTACTGGACACTTGTGGGTGAGGATGTTGCCAAAACAGTCCTATCAGTGTTAAACGAAGGTGCTGATCCAGCAAGCATCAATCGCACTTTTGTATGCTTGATACCAAAGGTCAAGTGCCCTGAAAGTCCGAAGGATCTCCGGCCAATAAGCCTTTGCAACGTGATTATGAAGATAGTCACCAAGTGTATAGCAAATAGACTTAAACCCATGCTTGGTGACATAGTCTCGGAGCAACAAAGCGCTTTCATTCCGGGTCGACTCATAACAGATAATGCCTTAACAGGATTTGAAGTTTTCCACTACatgaagaaaaagaggaaaGGAAAAAAGGGGTATATGGCGGTTAAGCTAGATATGACCAAGGCATATGACCGCATAGAGTGGAATTTTTTGGAGAAGGTGCTCACAACAATGAGGCTACCACGACAGCTCATATCTGTTATTATGAGGTGTGTCACCTCAGTCTCCTATGGGATTCTGGTCAATGGAGAACCCACCCCTTTCTTTTCCCCCGAAAGGGGGTTAAGACAAGGGGATCCTTTATCACCTTACCTTTTTATTCTGTGTGTTGAAGCTTTTTCAGGTTTAATCACAAAACAGAtacagaagaagaagctgcatgGAGTTAATGTAGCAAGAGGAGCCCCTCAAATAAGCCACCTCTTCTTTGCTGATGATAGCTTGATTTTTACCCGAGCCAACATGGAGGAAGCAGCTAAGCTTATGAAAGCCATTGAAATGTATGAGCAAGCATCAGGCCAACTAGTCAATTTAGAGAAGTCCGAGATCTCATTCAGCCGAAACGTGCCAAACTCCAGCAAGGATATGATCCGCAACAGGATGGGAGTAAAGGCTGTGGATTCTCATGACAAGTACTTGGGCTTGCCAACCATCATTGGTAGATCAAAGAAGCAAATTTTCTCAAAGGTACAAGAGAGAGTTTGGAGGAAGCTTCAAGGATGGAAAGAAACGACTTTATCAAAGGCCAGGAAAGAAATCCTCCTCAAATCTGTGGCTCAAGCTATCCCAAATTATATCATGAGCTGTTTTCAAATACCAAGTGGAACTTGCAGCAAAATTGAAGGCTACATGGCGAATTTTTGGTGGGGACAAAAAGAAGGAGAACGAAAGGTGCACTGGACAAGCTGGCGGAAACTTTGTATGCCAAAAGACAAGGGTGGCCTAGGCTTCAGAAATTTAGAGGACTTCAATAAAGCTTTGCTAGCCAAACATGTTTGGAGACTTCTCACCACGGAAGGCTCTCTTTTATTCAAGGTGTGGAAAGCCAAATATTTTCCTAGAGGATCTCTCCTAGATGCCAAGATAGGCTACCAACCCAGTTACGCATGGAGAAGTATTTGGAATGTATTGGAAGTGGTAAAAGAAGGTCTAAGATGGCGGGTTGGAAATGGTAGAAAGATAAATATATGGCATGATCAATGGATCCCAGGCCCAGGAAGTGGAAGAGTTCTCACAGCTGCAAATAATCAGCTTCATACAGTGGCAGATTTGATCCATGAAGATACGCGCACTTGGGATTGGCAAACCATCAATATGAACTTTAACCCTCAAGAAGCGGCAGCGATCAGAGCTATCCCTTTGAGCTGGAGACAATTGGAAGATTTTCCATATTGGCAATGGAGTAAGGATGGTATGTTCTCTGTTAAATCCACTTACTATCATTTGCAAACCAAGAAATACTCTCATATGCCCAGTTCAAGTTCTCAAACCTTCCCCTGGAAAAAACTATGGGCAGCACCGGTACCCAACAAGACTAAGCACTTTATGCACCGTGCCATAAGTAATAACCTCCCTTTTCGTGAAAATTTGAGGAAAAAGGGTATACAGGTTGAGGAAGAGTGCGCTCTATGTGGTCTCCATGTGACCGAATCTCTGCAGCACTTGTTTCTTGAATGTCCCTGGTCTAAAGCCGCTTGGTTTGGTCACCCTATGGGCATTATGACAGAAGCAGTAGAAGGAGGCACTTTGCAGTGGTTCAAGTCGTGGTGTGTTGCACACAAACCGGAAGAATTGGCCTTACTTTTCCAAGGAACATGGACCATATGGAAAGCTCGAAATGAACATCTTTTCAATGGTAAGCTTGCAGATCCTATGGTAGTTATGCAAAGAGCCATGCTTTCATTACAAGAGTGGAACGATGCGCAAGGAACAGAAAAAACGAACCCCCTGGAAcccatcgtcagagtctggaatCCTCCACCCTCAAATAAGCTCAAGATCAACTGTGATGCAGGGTGGACTGGAGATACAGCTACATGCTTTGGAATGATAGTTAGAGACCATGAGTCGTGTATGATGATTGCAGCAACTCACATGGAGCCTTGTCGTTATGACCCAACGGTGGCAGAAGCTTTGGCTATGCGGTGGTGCTTGTCAACGGTTGCTGAGTTAGGCATGGAAGAGGTGATAATTGAATCAGACTCAATCATAGTAATCAAAGCCATGCAGAAACAAAGATGCAAACCAGATATTGAGCCCATCATCCAGGACTGCAAATTCCTAGCACAAGCTTTTAAGTCCATCTCTTTCTCTCATGTCAATAGGCAGGCTAATAATTCAGCTCATGTAATAGCTTCCTTAGCTTCTAATTTTCCTTCTCATATTTGGTGGGATAATCCCCCTGCAACAGTTGCAGAAGCTATTTTTGTAGACGCTTATTCTACTATTCAATGA
- the LOC130744929 gene encoding uncharacterized protein LOC130744929 codes for MKVVFVFLFVSFCVQGYEIDGGRIHKPKKNQFHRLHDHQSTQGSIDDDFDCIDIYKQPAFQHPLLKNHKIQLFPTFMRSRMQNRSSYLGKAIKDENSMRGCRSGKVPIFKTTMRQKLKTHSSSRSELDNFNQYSKSYPGHHFATLDTTQDITFHGASARIGTYNLSIHANQYSICGFWIQSGPPAELNSIQVGSGIHPSLYGDHQIRLTAYWTADGYHKTGCFNHLCPGFVQVHSQFSLGEVLEHSSVIGSEHKYLLDIQVKQDKFTGHWWLFGSLDQIPIGYWPKQIFTHLSKGSSLIRYGGETFAPPNTISPPMGSGRLPQELFKNSGFIADLMIVDSNYNEVEVNSKYMKPNCDTTSNCYDALYHGYEGPIYRQAFLFGGPGGQCGI; via the exons ATGAAAGTAGTATTTGTCTTTCTGTTTGTTAGTTTTTGTGTacaaggctatgaaattgatgGAGGAAGAATACACAAAccaaagaaaaatcaatttcataGATTACATGACCACCAAAGCACCCAG GGCTCAATAGATGATGATTTTGATTGCATTGACATTTATAAGCAACCTGCTTTTCAACACCCTTTactaaaaaatcacaaaattcaG CTCTTTCCAACTTTTATGAGGAGTCGCATGCAAAATAGATCATCTTACCTTGGTAAAGCTATTAAAGATGAAAATTCCATGAGAGGATGCCGTTCCGGTAAAGTGCCCATTTTCAAGACCACAATGAGACAGAAGTTGAAAACTCATTCATCTTCAAGATCCGAACTTGATAATTTTAATCAATATTCTAAAAGTTACCCTGGGCATCAT TTTGCTACCCTAGATACAACCCAGGATATAACATTTCATGGAGCCAGTGCAAGAATTGGCACGTATAATTTATCGATTCATGCAAACCAATATAGCATATGTGGATTTTGGATTCAAAGCGGTCCACCTGCAGAACTCAATAGTATACAAGTCGGAAGCGGT ATTCATCCTAGCTTGTATGGAGACCATCAAATACGTTTAACTGCATATTGGACA GCAGATGGCTATCATAAAACTGGATGTTTTAATCATCTATGTCCAGGTTTTGTGCAAGTCCATTCACAATTTAGCTTAGGAGAAGTCTTAGAGCACAGCTCTGTCATTGGATCAGAACACAAATATTTATTGGATATACAAGTCAAACAG GATAAATTCACAGGTCATTGGTGGTTGTTTGGTAGTCTTGATCAAATTCCAATTGGATATTGGCCTAAACAAATATTTACTCACTTAAGTAAGGGTTCGTCTTTGATTAGATATGGTggtgaaacatttgctccgccCAATACGATTAGTCCCCCAATGGGTAGTGGAAGATTGCCTCAAGAGTTATTCAAAAACTCGGGTTTCATTGCAGATCTAATGATTGTGGATTCAAATTACAATGAAGTTGAAGTAAATTCCAAGTACATGAAGCCAAATTGTGACACAACATCTAATTGTTATGACGCGTTGTACCATGGTTATGAAGGACCTATTTATCGCCAAGCCTTTCTCTTTGGTGGGCCAGGTGGGCAATGCGGTATATAA